In the genome of Parasteatoda tepidariorum isolate YZ-2023 chromosome 10, CAS_Ptep_4.0, whole genome shotgun sequence, the window tttgactgttttgtttgaatatggtaaaatagcaattaaaaaattgatatttaaccattttttttctagaaatttctaacagtgtttgACGCTTTATCACTGGACGGTATAAATATCTAGTGGAAGATTTTCTAAGttatgtttgtaattttaaaagttaaaaaaaaatgaattcaaataaacaaagaGTGAACTACGAaactgaaattcttttttcagaaaatccaATCTCcaataaattgtgtaaaatagcTGCTCCGTTAAGAAGAGGGGAAATAAAcctgtaaaaatttgtttgcaatttgatattttaaaaaaataataataatttccaaatttgaaactttcttgaattaaaatttaatatcactaACGCAGTTGCTAAATGATGTTCAAACGTGTAATTTTCtacgatttttttctaaaaattaacaatgcaCGAAGGTTTCTTGCTATAAGTATACACAAAACTTAAacctaataaaataactttaaaaaaaatgttgattagaattcttttagaaaataacttaTCGATATAGTACCTGGATTTAAaacaaacacatttaaaatttatctttcataaatgatccgaaaaattaatttaaataattaagttatttattttttttttaaatttacgctTAATTACAGAAGTggtgtgagaaaaaaatgttcttttcgtgctgaaatttgcaattttaaaaaaagcctaCAAAGCAGGTACGCGgcaaaaatttcttacttttggTACTTTTTGACTTAATTTGACCAACATAATATGACCCggaattttatgtaatttgacTAAgacaattatttgtttaattaaagtgattcatttattttacggtaattattaccgTAAGACTTTGGgtacatcagatttttgttcagtaacatgttctggtaaaattaacggtaattttacaataaaaatctcCAACACCCTAAGTATCAATACTTTTTGACGTAAATTGACCAACATAATTTGACCTGGAATTTGAAGTAATTTGACCAACACAATTGGACTTAatttgaaacagaattttttactgtgtacgagatactgataaaaaaaaaaagttcctattagcatttattttgaagtgtTACAAGCTTTTCTCCCTTTcatgtaagttatttttatattcatttaagaaagGAAAACCTCAATTAAAgtgtcattaaataattttgtaagtgagagaattctaatttattaataattattacctGATCAAACCTCATTACCTGATTTTTACCTGACcaaaataaagtactttttataaaatcatgcCCCAAGTTGTTCTGAAATCTCcaccataataaataattagataaattagataataattagaggaattaattaatctaatgaattaattaattaacaaaaatctgaaacaaacgaaaaataattatttgagatTGTTGTTTGAAATCAACTAATATAAACTCCAAGTTCATTAGTTTCACCGTTTACGTTGAAATTCGCGATAAAAATATCCAACTTTTTTTCAAACGGTATTCATTTCTAGGaattgttgtagttaatttgcGTAGCACtatagctgcacaatgggctgttggcgacggtctgggaaacatctttgaggatgatccgaagatatgccaattttgatcctcagcaaaggggatggcaccccagctccggtagcccgacgacctgcacgcgaagtcgagcacttcacggtagtTTAACAAGGAACATACCGCACagcctcggtccctacgcagactaatccaagtggtcacccacccgcacactgaccgcagccagtgatgcttcaCTTCGGTGacctgctgggaaccgtgtcttaacgatcagtccactgcgagacTCTTGGAATTTGCATTATCTGCATTTACAAATCACTTTACTGTAACTCAGGTTGCCTTACCTTTTTACCGCTAAGCCAGTCTTTACCACAAAGTTTTACGGAACAAgcaatctgatataccgtaatttttacgttatttactgtaaaatcacggaatcattataactaaataaatattattgtaaaaattacggtatgaaaGTTTACggttaaaaaggattttaccgtaaaatggattttaaggatACTACAATCAGGGTGCCAGAACTTTTTACCGTAAGTTGctacggaattttttacagtgttgtaGATAGTTACAGAAGTTATAGTGCTTgtcataatttgaattatttcaaatgagtttagacaaatataaaagcaacgaagaaaaatatttcaaagaaagcaTGGCATAAAGATTTTATAATCTTCCTAACTTTCACAACATTTATGAAACAGGTTTGAGAACATGTAGAATTTACATTATgctttggaaagaaaaaatatataattatttccaaataagaaatataacttCTTTTAATATACCTTATGGTATGCACCAGGAAGagacttttgtttttaaataaaatattgcttacttCATTTCAAAGGCAAATAAcagcaaaattatgaaaataaaaataattcagcgttaaacagcttcaaaaattatttctcagctaatttttgcatatttttttttataaataaatttcattttacataaaaaagacttttatcgaaagtaaataatattttatgagattTAGTTGCTAATGTCAGAAAATAAGCTATTAaacttgttattgtttgtttacgGGAAACGAGAAGTAACATTTTCAAgagaaacttttgaaatatcaaaaacaagttttattgttttgtgcACAAAACTGCGTCAAAAGTgttatatttgtgaaattaaacttatattatcatcaacttaatgaaaaacaattttcttacgtaacacaaaatgtttctttttttaataaattggaagAGAATTGTTCTACTTAGAGTTGATATCCACCGATCTGCTATTAacgttattgtttttttcactTGTACAATTTTTCTACTTAATGGTGCACCAAGTAAGTAAATGaacgtaaaaatttatttttgataagggaataattccttttttaaagcaatttactgtagaaataaattaatattaaatttaaaacaatttttgtactGAGAGAATGATTACTatcatgaattaaattaaagactaattgaaagtaatttataGACTAATCGACTATGAAAGGATATAACCTCTCTTTTAACACACATTGTTATATCCCCAAAGGGTGCTTTCTGACattgtataatttcaaattctacTTACCCTGCCTCTCATGTTAACCTgtacagaattataaaaatactaattaccTATTTATCTACTTCACTCGTCTTCCAGGTCAACCtatacaaaattatactaattacCAATTTCCCTTCATTGAGTCACtcattattttggaaaatacaaaaatatattttatgagtattttttccaaattttaacttttaataatttatactaatatttaagtcactgattaatattttaaaatattttattcattttaacaaaaatcagttgccaattttaagatttaaggataaattgtttttaaaaagtttttgaaactgCTATAGTAGATttggtaaagtttttttttttttttttttttttttttttttttttttttttttttttttaagaatagtttcAAGACAGttcaagttcaaaaaaatttgcaagtcccttgaaattaaattttgtgttaatgcacatgaaatatattttaatattttttttaaaattataattagtgaattaataaatgaagaattaGAAAGTAGTTGTATAATTCAGCATAGGTTAACTTGGAAGGcggtacactgtaaaaaatttctgataaaactaCGGTGTAATGTACAGGCATCGTGAAGGCCagtacttaattaaaaactttaacgcATACATTCAgtctaaagatattttaaaaaatttaagtaaaatactatttcaaaatttcatttattaaattaacaaaaattcagaaataaattatgaaaaaccaaaatgaaaatttccattaaaaaaattgtgtactcTGTTGCAAATCCAAAAAAACCATTATCCCTTTGGAGAAAGCCTGAATGTATATAAGTGCATGCTAAATGAATGTTAAACTTTAAGCGCGAACGAATATCaacatcgccaactcttgaaacgacGTAGCACAgccttcttttattttctaaaaaatagtacgaattaaatttctatccGACGAGTTTAACTTTTAGaagattatttattgttttgaatgcataattatataatttgataactaGATAAAGCGGAACTATATGCATTcgcggatgattacttaaatcctagACACcgcaatggtcttttcttatATTGCACAGAgtatagaaaaaatacttaactctaaaaactttcataattaaatataattaaataatttattgactcgacaataaattataaattctttttcttttcagattacGAACCAAAATCTTTTATCAGAAAGCAGTGGTGCATAATGACAAAGTTCCACAGATATCGCCGTTTAGCTTTCATATTATTATCATGCCATGccacatatattttaataaattggttcATCATTGGGAAACTTCTAACAAGCGTGCACTTTTCGTCGGACGATAAAGGCGTTTTAACATTTATCAATGTAGTGAAGGAAGACAACATAAGCAGCAATATAAGTAGGAGTGGAAAATGGGTAATTAAGTTTAAGGATGGCAGTAGCAAAGTATTAAATAGAACAAATGGAATAGATTCTTTTGACTCTGATCATGTTAGAAAGACTGAAAACCAAGAAGCACATTCATCTTTGAAGGATACATTATCTACTTGGCTTTCTTCCAGTAGTTACAGACATTCTACTTTGAAGTTTGCAATTCAGCAAAATCGTTCGCAATTGCAAACTACCGCTCTTTTGCAAAATAACCATTCTGAGCACAACTCACTCAAAACTGAACAAATCTTCAAAAAAGCTCATAGCTTGGTGTTTGAAATGCAACGAAACCAATCACAGTCTCAAAATACAACTCGTCTACAAGCCAATCTCTCTGTGTACAATTCAACCGAACAAAATTCCAAAGTAGTCAAACGTCTGATGTTTGGAAGAGAACGAAACCAATCTCAACTTCAAACTAGAAAGCATCATAGGTATCCTGATCCCAATGTGTCCGAAAACAATTCCAACGTAACCATGTCTTTATCTACTTCAAAAACAACCATCACTAAAGAAACTTCAATGCCTAAATCCAAAAAGAAATCTGGTTTGATCATAGACACTTCAGGATGTAAGATACCAAAATTGGATCCATTTGATCCAACCGTGAAAAATTTGACAGAACTCCGTATACCATATTATTGTCCAGGCCCACCATTATTTATGACACCTGAACCAAATGGTATAGTCCGTCTTAATACTTTTGTTCTGGAGAAATATTACAATACTACTCCAGAAGAAGTAAAATGTTATTTCGAAGCTATAATACGCAAATACGAAGAACCTGGAAATGTTAGAGAAATCAGCTTTATCGTTGCTAAGGCGCGAGAGTTAGTATTTGATGTACCAATGGATTATGAGTACATTGCATCAAAGTGCTTCTTAAACAACAACTACACCCATGAACAATACTTTCCactagttaaattaaaaagggAAGTAGAGGaagtgaaatcaaaaataaaacctgCTGCGCCTCTAAATGTAATACTTTTAGGGATTGATTCGGTatctaaattgaatttcttcagacattttagaaaaacgaaacctttcttaaaaaacatcaaatctTTTGATATGAAAGGATATACAAAAATAGGAGACAATACATTCCCAAACTTGATGGCAATGTTAACGGGCCATTTTGTGGACTATTACTGGGATGAGACAATGAGAGACGATTTCTTTTTCGATAATGTTAGTTTAATTTGGAAAGATTACGCAAGAAAAggatttagaacattttttgctGAAGACACTCCGTACTTTGGTacatttaacttattaaagagAGGATTTCATGATCCGCCCACTGATTATTACTACAGACCAATGGCGTTAGCCATTGAACGATCAAAGCTAAGGGCTAAGGCTAGAGAAGATAACTCTCCATGCCTAAATTCAGAAATGGAAACGGAACTTATGTATGATTACTtgaaaaactttgttaaaaCGATGGATAATAGAccttattttgctttttgcatGGAATCCATGCTTACTCATGACTATTTGAATGGTGCTGGCCGTGCTGATGCACCaacattaaaattacttcaagTTTTACAAGACGAGGGAGCTCTCAATTCAAGCGCTTTGATCATATTCAGTGACCATGGCTTACGTTTTGGTGAAATAAGAGAAACATACATAGGCAAGTTTGAAGAAAGAATGCCATTCATGTACCTACATTTTCCAGAATGGTTTCTTAAACAACATCCAGATATTGAAAACAATCTGTCAATCAATCAAGACAGACTTACGACATTATTTGACATCCATGCCACTTTAAAACACTTACTCCACCTAAATGAAAATCACACAGAGGAAACTGATGAATTCGGATTGAGCCTTTTTAACGAAATACCAGAGAACAGAACTTGCGC includes:
- the LOC107447940 gene encoding uncharacterized protein, yielding MTKFHRYRRLAFILLSCHATYILINWFIIGKLLTSVHFSSDDKGVLTFINVVKEDNISSNISRSGKWVIKFKDGSSKVLNRTNGIDSFDSDHVRKTENQEAHSSLKDTLSTWLSSSSYRHSTLKFAIQQNRSQLQTTALLQNNHSEHNSLKTEQIFKKAHSLVFEMQRNQSQSQNTTRLQANLSVYNSTEQNSKVVKRLMFGRERNQSQLQTRKHHRYPDPNVSENNSNVTMSLSTSKTTITKETSMPKSKKKSGLIIDTSGCKIPKLDPFDPTVKNLTELRIPYYCPGPPLFMTPEPNGIVRLNTFVLEKYYNTTPEEVKCYFEAIIRKYEEPGNVREISFIVAKARELVFDVPMDYEYIASKCFLNNNYTHEQYFPLVKLKREVEEVKSKIKPAAPLNVILLGIDSVSKLNFFRHFRKTKPFLKNIKSFDMKGYTKIGDNTFPNLMAMLTGHFVDYYWDETMRDDFFFDNVSLIWKDYARKGFRTFFAEDTPYFGTFNLLKRGFHDPPTDYYYRPMALAIERSKLRAKAREDNSPCLNSEMETELMYDYLKNFVKTMDNRPYFAFCMESMLTHDYLNGAGRADAPTLKLLQVLQDEGALNSSALIIFSDHGLRFGEIRETYIGKFEERMPFMYLHFPEWFLKQHPDIENNLSINQDRLTTLFDIHATLKHLLHLNENHTEETDEFGLSLFNEIPENRTCADAHIQQHWCPCNSFKQVSVNDSTVLNISLALVKHVNELLLPHANVCSTLEVAEIMDARLGLPNEYLLKYKRLEDDIHHRVVILGDEPPLLVDYLVTLKVKPGGGILEGTVRYDAERALPRVIGVSRINMYGDTSWCINSQSLKLYCYCKKQLT